In the genome of Streptomyces sp. V2I9, one region contains:
- a CDS encoding glycerophosphodiester phosphodiesterase yields MTRVTHARQRSARTSIQVIAHRGASDDAPEHTLAAYRKAIEDGADALECDVRLTADGHLVCVHDRRVNRTSNGRGAVSALELADLAALDFGSWKDREESPDWDPVPGELTSVLTLERLLELVTEVRATGRPLQLAIETKHPTRWAGQVEERLLRLLKRFGLDAPAADEPSPIRVMSFSARSLHRVQAAAPTLPTVYLMQFVSPRMRDGRLPAGSRIAGPGMRIVRSHPGYIERLHRAGHRVHVWTVNEPADVDLCADLGVEAIITNRPKQVLSQLGRV; encoded by the coding sequence ATGACGCGGGTGACCCACGCACGGCAGCGCAGCGCGCGCACCTCCATCCAGGTCATCGCCCACCGCGGTGCCTCCGACGACGCCCCCGAGCACACCCTGGCCGCCTACAGGAAGGCGATCGAGGACGGTGCCGACGCGCTGGAATGCGATGTCCGGCTCACCGCCGACGGCCATCTCGTCTGCGTCCACGACCGACGGGTGAACCGTACGTCCAACGGGCGCGGCGCCGTCTCGGCCTTGGAGCTCGCCGACCTCGCCGCCCTCGACTTCGGTTCCTGGAAGGACCGGGAGGAGTCGCCCGACTGGGATCCCGTACCGGGCGAGCTCACCTCCGTACTCACCCTGGAACGGCTCCTGGAGCTGGTCACCGAGGTACGGGCGACCGGGCGGCCCCTGCAGCTGGCCATCGAGACGAAGCACCCCACCCGCTGGGCCGGGCAGGTCGAGGAGCGGCTCCTGCGGCTGCTGAAGCGGTTCGGGCTGGACGCCCCGGCAGCCGACGAGCCCTCGCCCATCCGCGTCATGAGCTTCTCCGCCCGCTCCCTCCACCGCGTCCAGGCGGCCGCTCCCACCCTGCCCACGGTCTACCTGATGCAGTTCGTCTCGCCCCGGATGCGCGACGGGCGGCTGCCCGCCGGATCGCGGATCGCGGGGCCGGGCATGCGCATCGTGCGCAGCCACCCCGGCTACATCGAGCGGCTGCACCGTGCGGGCCACCGGGTGCACGTGTGGACCGTGAACGAACCGGCCGACGTCGACCTGTGCGCCGACCTCGGTGTCGAGGCGATCATCACCAACCGCCCTAAGCAGGTTCTGTCCCAACTGGGTCGTGTTTAG
- a CDS encoding DUF5926 family protein, translating into MAKKRPQSKAGKPQLKDGEIPVVGAREPCPCGSGRRYKACHGRAAAQAVTELVHRPFEGLAGECDWVALRELVPAATVGLTLKDGLPEGVPSVTLATVLPMAWPALRRDDGSVLLALQNDTSSGDLSRDLADTLQRALEAEPGSPVAARRVPADGPRLQDLLAPDAAFEPDVHTGFEFWVPDAENAAPEVAASLERANAAAIPTTRLSGVDAAYWCETPEKNHLRWVMPHPEEQLLDALARLHAAGTSSLGDDTRLVGSFRAHGLVVPVWDLPSSMGAEACEKPAVEFAERLATALASDAPLTAEERRARGGLTNRQVTLS; encoded by the coding sequence ATGGCCAAGAAGCGCCCTCAGTCCAAGGCCGGGAAGCCGCAGCTCAAGGACGGTGAGATCCCGGTCGTCGGGGCCCGCGAGCCCTGCCCGTGCGGATCGGGCCGCCGTTACAAGGCGTGTCACGGGCGCGCCGCCGCCCAGGCCGTGACCGAGCTCGTCCACCGCCCGTTCGAGGGTCTCGCGGGTGAGTGCGACTGGGTCGCGCTGCGCGAGCTGGTGCCCGCCGCCACGGTCGGGCTGACGCTCAAGGACGGGCTGCCCGAGGGGGTTCCGTCGGTGACGCTCGCGACGGTCCTGCCGATGGCCTGGCCCGCGCTGCGCCGCGACGACGGCTCCGTCCTGCTCGCCCTGCAGAACGACACCTCCTCCGGCGACCTCAGCCGCGACCTCGCGGACACCCTGCAGCGCGCCCTGGAGGCCGAGCCCGGATCCCCGGTCGCCGCCCGCCGCGTTCCCGCCGACGGTCCGCGTCTCCAGGACCTCCTCGCGCCGGACGCCGCCTTCGAGCCGGACGTGCACACCGGGTTCGAGTTCTGGGTACCGGACGCGGAGAACGCCGCGCCGGAGGTGGCAGCCTCCCTGGAGCGCGCGAACGCCGCCGCGATCCCGACGACGCGGCTGTCCGGCGTCGACGCCGCGTACTGGTGCGAGACCCCGGAGAAGAACCACCTGCGCTGGGTCATGCCGCACCCCGAGGAGCAGCTCCTCGACGCGCTCGCCCGGCTGCACGCCGCGGGCACCTCCTCGCTCGGCGACGACACCCGCCTGGTCGGGTCGTTCCGGGCGCACGGGCTCGTGGTCCCCGTCTGGGACCTGCCGAGCTCGATGGGGGCCGAGGCGTGCGAGAAGCCCGCCGTCGAGTTCGCCGAGCGACTGGCGACCGCCCTCGCGTCCGACGCCCCGCTCACCGCCGAGGAGCGCCGCGCCCGCGGCGGCCTCACCAACCGCCAGGTGACCCTCAGCTGA
- a CDS encoding ATP-binding protein — protein MRHRQRIGRFPIQLSGASNPWRGEKEVSGVALVVAQEVPASSSMAIPHGPAGVGQARHRMREQLRGNGVSDTVVDDAVLILSELLSNACRHGRPLGRHAEVGDGDIRAAWRMDPAGALTVEVTDGGGPTRPAPSTPSVTARGGRGLNIISALAQEWGVRDDAPGEVTVWALVASEKPPGDGCGSSVATGTDTGAKGLRANGTGRRGVGEHRTGGLTGFEGLDFSDAFDDAS, from the coding sequence GTGCGTCACCGTCAACGGATTGGCCGGTTTCCGATCCAGCTCAGTGGGGCATCCAACCCGTGGCGTGGGGAAAAGGAGGTCTCGGGGGTGGCGTTGGTGGTGGCACAAGAGGTGCCCGCGTCGTCGAGCATGGCCATTCCTCATGGTCCTGCCGGCGTGGGGCAGGCACGACACCGGATGCGTGAACAGTTGCGCGGCAACGGGGTGTCGGACACGGTCGTCGACGACGCTGTTCTGATCCTTTCCGAACTTCTCAGCAACGCCTGCCGGCACGGCAGACCTCTGGGGCGGCACGCCGAGGTCGGTGACGGGGACATCCGCGCCGCCTGGCGGATGGACCCCGCCGGCGCGCTCACCGTGGAGGTCACGGACGGCGGCGGCCCGACCCGCCCGGCTCCGTCCACCCCGTCGGTGACGGCGCGCGGCGGCCGGGGACTCAACATCATCAGCGCCCTGGCCCAGGAGTGGGGCGTGCGGGACGACGCGCCGGGCGAGGTCACCGTCTGGGCCCTGGTCGCCTCGGAGAAACCGCCCGGGGACGGCTGCGGGAGCTCCGTCGCCACCGGCACCGACACCGGCGCGAAGGGGCTCCGCGCCAACGGCACCGGTAGGCGCGGCGTCGGCGAGCACCGCACCGGGGGGCTCACCGGTTTCGAGGGCCTGGACTTCTCCGACGCCTTCGACGACGCGAGTTGA
- a CDS encoding trypsin-like peptidase domain-containing protein produces MSTENEGNEGNAAPNVPSVPSAPPVPADAPVRADSSGPADSAGRADASGPAADGPTPPTDPVRDAAPEPPATAHDTARLPVHDTGAPDSAPPAPGAGTPAPAAPAYAEAPRHDPTHQGAPAQGPSAPTPAYAQGAHPTPPQPSHGSPYGAAPDLPAGAASWPPPPPAVPSYAGGNAAHASGGVGNGGGHGPVWGAPVPPGLESPDHRSGRSRAGGLVAAVAVAALVAGGIGGALGFWAADRNGSGSSGSSTTVAASDTPKDLKRPAGTVAGVAAKALPSVVTIDAQGGDGEGGTGTGFVYDKEGHILTNNHVVASAAESGELSATFSDGKKYAAEVVGRAQGYDVAVLKLKSPPAGLTPLPLGNSEGVAVGDSTIAIGAPFGLSNTVTTGIISAKNRPVASGDGSSNKNSYMSALQTDASINPGNSGGPLLDATGAVIGINSAIQSTGGGLGQSQAGSIGLGFAIPVNQAKNVAEQLIKTGKPVYPVIGATVSMEEKTGGAAISTEGAGGTPAVTPNGPAAKAGLKGGDVITKFNDTVIDSGPTLIGEIWTRKPGEKVTLTYERDGKEATAEVTLGQREGDS; encoded by the coding sequence GTGAGCACCGAGAACGAGGGCAACGAGGGCAACGCGGCACCGAACGTGCCGTCCGTTCCGTCCGCACCTCCCGTGCCGGCCGACGCTCCCGTGCGGGCCGACTCCTCCGGACCGGCCGACTCCGCCGGGCGGGCCGATGCTTCCGGCCCGGCGGCCGATGGGCCCACGCCGCCGACAGACCCGGTCCGGGACGCCGCACCCGAACCTCCCGCGACGGCGCACGACACCGCGCGCCTTCCCGTGCACGACACCGGCGCACCGGACTCCGCCCCGCCCGCCCCCGGCGCGGGAACTCCGGCACCGGCGGCCCCGGCGTACGCCGAAGCGCCGCGCCACGACCCCACGCACCAGGGCGCTCCGGCGCAAGGCCCTTCGGCCCCCACGCCCGCGTACGCCCAGGGCGCCCACCCGACGCCGCCCCAGCCGTCCCACGGCTCCCCGTACGGAGCGGCGCCCGACCTCCCCGCGGGCGCCGCCTCCTGGCCTCCGCCGCCGCCCGCCGTGCCGTCGTACGCCGGCGGGAACGCGGCGCACGCGTCCGGTGGCGTCGGCAACGGCGGTGGCCACGGCCCGGTCTGGGGCGCTCCGGTGCCGCCCGGCCTCGAATCCCCGGACCACAGGAGCGGCAGGAGCCGCGCGGGCGGTCTCGTGGCGGCCGTCGCCGTGGCGGCGCTCGTCGCGGGCGGTATCGGCGGAGCCCTCGGCTTCTGGGCGGCCGACCGCAACGGCAGCGGCTCGTCCGGCAGCTCGACCACGGTCGCGGCGTCGGACACCCCGAAGGACCTGAAGCGACCGGCGGGCACGGTGGCCGGAGTCGCGGCGAAGGCGCTCCCCAGCGTGGTCACCATCGACGCGCAGGGCGGCGACGGCGAGGGCGGCACGGGCACCGGCTTCGTGTACGACAAGGAAGGCCACATCCTCACCAACAACCACGTGGTGGCCTCCGCCGCGGAGTCCGGCGAACTGTCGGCGACCTTCTCGGACGGCAAGAAGTACGCGGCCGAGGTGGTGGGCCGGGCCCAGGGCTACGACGTGGCCGTCCTGAAGCTCAAGAGCCCGCCGGCGGGCCTGACGCCCCTTCCGCTGGGCAACTCGGAGGGTGTCGCGGTCGGCGACTCCACCATTGCGATCGGCGCGCCCTTCGGCCTCTCCAACACGGTCACCACGGGCATCATCAGCGCGAAGAACCGCCCGGTGGCGTCCGGGGACGGTTCCAGCAACAAGAACTCGTACATGAGCGCCCTGCAGACCGACGCCTCGATCAACCCGGGCAACTCCGGCGGCCCGCTGCTGGACGCGACGGGCGCGGTCATCGGCATCAACTCCGCGATCCAGTCGACCGGCGGCGGCCTCGGCCAGTCCCAGGCGGGTTCGATCGGCCTCGGCTTCGCCATCCCGGTCAACCAGGCGAAGAACGTCGCCGAGCAGCTGATCAAGACCGGCAAGCCGGTCTACCCGGTGATCGGCGCGACGGTCTCGATGGAGGAGAAGACGGGCGGCGCTGCCATCTCCACCGAGGGCGCGGGTGGCACCCCCGCCGTCACCCCGAACGGCCCGGCGGCCAAGGCGGGGCTCAAGGGGGGAGACGTGATCACCAAGTTCAACGACACGGTGATCGACAGCGGCCCGACCCTGATCGGCGAGATCTGGACCCGCAAGCCGGGCGAGAAGGTGACCCTGACGTACGAGCGCGACGGCAAGGAGGCCACGGCCGAAGTCACCCTGGGCCAGCGCGAGGGCGACAGCTGA
- a CDS encoding bifunctional DNA primase/polymerase — protein sequence MREILGRRRRLRRKEGAARLDAALTCATVWQWPVLPGVGTARAVPRGGSDGLGCACPEPDCAVPGAHPFDPGLLAATTDERMVRWWWTNRPTAPVLLATGGRAPCAVSLPAVAGAGALSVLDALGMRLGPIVATPTRWSLLVAPYTLERLGELLYAKDWVPSSLRFHGEGGYLVLPPSRTGAGQVRWERPPAPPTASAAVGPVRRSRTKSAVPAAPWLPDVEAVLDALVEASTGAPGGGSRLAY from the coding sequence ATGCGCGAGATCCTCGGAAGGCGGCGCAGGCTCCGGCGCAAGGAGGGGGCCGCCCGGCTCGACGCGGCCCTGACCTGCGCCACCGTATGGCAATGGCCCGTCCTGCCCGGAGTGGGAACGGCCCGCGCCGTTCCACGCGGCGGGAGCGACGGCCTCGGCTGTGCCTGCCCCGAACCCGACTGCGCCGTACCGGGCGCACACCCCTTCGACCCCGGCCTGCTGGCGGCCACCACGGACGAGCGCATGGTGCGCTGGTGGTGGACCAACCGCCCCACCGCCCCCGTCCTGCTGGCTACCGGCGGTCGCGCGCCCTGCGCGGTGAGCCTGCCCGCCGTGGCCGGAGCCGGAGCGCTGAGCGTCCTCGACGCCCTCGGCATGCGCCTCGGCCCGATCGTGGCGACGCCCACGCGATGGTCGCTGCTGGTGGCCCCGTACACCCTGGAACGGCTCGGCGAACTGCTGTACGCGAAGGACTGGGTGCCCAGTTCGCTCCGGTTCCACGGCGAAGGCGGCTATCTCGTCCTGCCGCCGTCCCGGACCGGCGCGGGCCAGGTCCGCTGGGAACGGCCCCCCGCACCGCCCACGGCCTCCGCCGCCGTAGGTCCGGTGCGCCGGAGCCGGACGAAGAGTGCGGTGCCCGCGGCCCCCTGGCTGCCGGACGTGGAAGCGGTGCTGGACGCCCTGGTCGAGGCGAGTACAGGCGCTCCGGGCGGGGGCAGCCGGCTCGCGTACTGA